A genomic segment from uncultured Desulfuromonas sp. encodes:
- a CDS encoding response regulator yields the protein MNLCRKLPLLGKFTVFGCLSSLLLCGAIYISYSGVSGTSQRVDEFVNRYQALQLTVSNLYANGLQAEQALRNMVLNPADTYAAANYNRAQHRFEALLPQGIALAKGLDKHEKRLQELPPLWQQLTEKRTQVLELAHHGHHDEASRMIVEQETKKWREVRIRLIESLDELATEMTLRHEDLISFSDRIFQRSVLVLAAGFILVNLLLFTLWRVISGALNSMVVHLKEIATGDADFTRRLDERGCDEIALAAHWHNQFIDELQQMTGELSAKTDELDRVRKELQAIVDSATTGIALMKDRLVLRCNPALDQMFGYEPGELVGKPTRIWYQDDASYEEVGRGVYPTIAKGEIYRNEVEMVKKDGSLFWVRLSGSRLQHPDGTTGLVGIFTDTTAEREAAAALLTAKEMAEEASRIKSDFVANMSHEIRTPMNAIIGMSHLALKGDLNAKQRDYLEKIQGAGHHLLRIINDILDFSKIEAGRLELEYTDFGLEKLLTNLDALLQQKLDNKRIELIFVVDPKVPEIMVGDSLRLGQILINYATNAIKFTEHGEIIIRIELREQLDEEMLLYFAVEDTGIGLSEEQQNRLFNSFEQADSSITRKYGGTGLGLAISRRLAELMGGEVGVSSAPGQGSTFWFTARVKKSHKKPLSLKPHPDLRGISVLVVDDNETARHVLCSLLESMTFKVTSASSGQQAIEEIRQAAGTPKAYQLVFLDWQMPEMNGIATAQMIKQFEITPMPHLVMVTAHGREDVIREAGNIGFDEILIKPVTSSLVFDTVMNIMGMDRDKSQVHGQSVNDSEIDLSAVAGAHLLLVEDNPLNQDVAVDLLEDGGFYVKVAENGAEAVDMVQQQSFDLVLMDMQMPVMDGLTATRTIRSLPGCATLPIVAITANAMHQDRDRCMAAGMNEYLSKPIDPEALWAILKKWLPSRLDSQATTSPSVPQTETTPSEEAFFAPKLATLSGLDISVGLKSVRGKSDRLVELLLRFAHDHHQDGENIRHFIEVGDLDAAEQMTHTLKGVAATLGLIQIQQIANSLDQALKHTAPAEELTEKAAALTRLLAETCTQLTILSQNDMTQ from the coding sequence ATGAATCTGTGTCGTAAACTGCCCCTGCTTGGTAAATTCACCGTTTTTGGCTGCTTGTCGTCCCTGCTTCTGTGTGGTGCCATTTATATCTCCTATTCCGGTGTCAGTGGGACCTCGCAACGTGTGGATGAGTTCGTCAACCGCTATCAGGCTTTACAATTAACGGTCAGCAATCTTTACGCAAACGGTCTTCAGGCGGAACAGGCACTGCGTAACATGGTGCTAAACCCTGCCGATACCTATGCAGCGGCCAACTATAACCGCGCCCAACACCGCTTTGAGGCCCTATTACCTCAAGGCATCGCGCTGGCAAAGGGATTGGACAAACACGAGAAACGCCTGCAGGAGCTGCCGCCTCTCTGGCAACAATTAACGGAGAAAAGGACCCAGGTCCTTGAATTGGCCCATCATGGCCATCATGACGAAGCCTCGCGAATGATTGTCGAGCAGGAGACAAAAAAATGGCGGGAAGTCCGCATTCGCTTGATCGAAAGCCTTGACGAACTTGCGACGGAAATGACGCTGAGACATGAAGATCTGATTTCGTTTTCTGACCGTATTTTCCAACGCTCCGTGCTGGTTCTCGCCGCAGGCTTCATTCTCGTCAATCTGCTGTTATTCACACTGTGGCGCGTCATTTCCGGCGCCCTGAATTCCATGGTCGTCCATCTCAAAGAGATTGCCACTGGTGACGCGGATTTCACCAGGCGGCTGGATGAACGGGGCTGTGACGAAATTGCCCTTGCCGCCCATTGGCACAACCAGTTTATCGACGAGCTGCAGCAAATGACCGGCGAACTCTCTGCAAAAACAGATGAACTTGATCGTGTTCGCAAAGAACTCCAGGCGATTGTCGATTCGGCGACTACCGGAATCGCCTTGATGAAAGACCGTCTGGTGTTGCGTTGCAATCCGGCGTTGGATCAAATGTTCGGTTATGAGCCCGGTGAACTGGTCGGCAAACCAACTCGTATCTGGTATCAGGATGATGCAAGCTATGAAGAGGTCGGCAGAGGCGTTTACCCGACCATCGCCAAAGGGGAAATCTATCGTAACGAAGTTGAAATGGTCAAAAAGGATGGCTCTCTTTTCTGGGTACGGTTATCCGGCAGCCGTTTGCAACATCCCGATGGAACGACCGGTCTGGTCGGAATCTTCACCGATACCACCGCAGAACGCGAAGCTGCAGCGGCACTGCTGACCGCTAAAGAAATGGCCGAGGAGGCGTCACGGATCAAATCGGACTTTGTCGCCAACATGAGTCATGAAATCCGGACACCGATGAATGCCATTATCGGCATGTCACATCTGGCCCTGAAAGGCGACCTGAATGCCAAGCAACGCGACTACCTCGAAAAAATTCAGGGTGCTGGCCACCATCTGCTGCGCATTATCAATGATATCCTTGATTTTTCGAAGATTGAAGCGGGTCGACTGGAACTGGAATATACCGATTTTGGGCTGGAAAAATTATTGACCAACCTTGACGCCCTGCTTCAGCAAAAACTCGACAATAAACGAATTGAATTGATTTTCGTCGTCGATCCCAAGGTTCCAGAGATCATGGTTGGCGATTCCTTGCGCCTGGGCCAAATCCTGATCAATTATGCCACCAACGCCATCAAATTTACCGAGCATGGCGAGATCATCATCCGTATTGAGTTACGTGAACAGCTCGACGAGGAGATGCTGCTTTACTTCGCCGTTGAAGACACCGGCATCGGCCTGAGCGAAGAGCAGCAAAACCGCTTATTCAACAGTTTTGAGCAAGCCGATAGTTCCATCACCCGCAAATATGGCGGTACCGGGCTCGGTCTGGCCATCAGTCGCCGGCTCGCCGAGTTGATGGGGGGCGAAGTTGGTGTCAGCAGTGCTCCGGGTCAAGGGAGCACATTCTGGTTTACTGCCCGCGTGAAAAAAAGCCACAAAAAGCCGCTGTCGCTCAAACCCCATCCGGATCTGCGCGGCATCAGTGTCCTGGTGGTCGATGATAATGAAACAGCCCGTCATGTCCTGTGCAGTCTGCTTGAAAGCATGACGTTTAAGGTGACGAGCGCTTCCTCGGGTCAGCAGGCCATTGAAGAAATTCGACAAGCCGCGGGAACACCCAAAGCCTATCAGCTGGTCTTTCTCGACTGGCAGATGCCGGAGATGAATGGCATCGCCACGGCCCAGATGATTAAACAATTTGAAATAACACCGATGCCCCACCTGGTGATGGTGACCGCCCATGGTCGTGAAGATGTCATCCGTGAAGCAGGCAATATCGGCTTTGACGAGATTCTCATCAAACCGGTCACATCATCGCTGGTGTTTGATACGGTAATGAACATCATGGGGATGGATCGAGATAAGTCGCAGGTTCATGGCCAATCGGTGAACGATTCCGAAATCGATCTGAGCGCTGTTGCCGGTGCACACCTGTTGCTGGTCGAAGATAATCCGCTGAATCAGGATGTCGCAGTGGATCTGCTTGAGGATGGCGGCTTTTATGTCAAGGTGGCCGAAAACGGTGCTGAGGCCGTTGATATGGTGCAACAACAATCGTTTGATCTGGTCCTCATGGACATGCAAATGCCAGTGATGGACGGCCTGACAGCAACCCGAACGATCCGCTCCTTGCCCGGCTGTGCGACATTGCCGATTGTTGCCATTACCGCCAACGCCATGCATCAGGATCGTGACCGGTGCATGGCGGCTGGAATGAACGAGTACCTCTCCAAACCTATCGATCCAGAAGCCCTTTGGGCGATTCTGAAAAAGTGGCTGCCATCACGGCTTGATTCTCAGGCAACAACGTCACCGTCTGTACCACAGACAGAGACAACCCCATCGGAGGAGGCTTTTTTTGCCCCTAAGCTGGCCACCCTCAGCGGCCTGGACATCTCTGTCGGCCTGAAAAGTGTCCGAGGGAAAAGCGACCGTCTGGTGGAATTGCTGCTCCGCTTCGCACATGATCACCACCAAGATGGGGAAAACATCCGCCATTTTATTGAGGTAGGAGATCTGGACGCTGCCGAACAGATGACACACACATTGAAAGGGGTTGCCGCAACGCTGGGACTGATACAAATCCAGCAAATCGCCAACTCGCTTGATCAGGCGTTGAAACACACAGCGCCTGCTGAGGAACTTACAGAAAAAGCTGCTGCACTGACACGTCTTCTCGCTGAAACATGTACCCAACTCACCATATTGAGCCAAAATGATATGACACAGTAA
- a CDS encoding sodium:solute symporter family protein: MSHQPTFLIAFCVTLWAMVLLAFKGQRAMRDGLQFSLGGRQSGAWHVSGAITGTLVGGASTIGTAQLAFLYGLSAWWFTLGAGLACLILGVFLAVPLRRAQLETIPQLIEQHYGAKARIAASLFSATGMFIQIVAQLLACGAILAALFNLSLAWSALLASALVVVFAFGGMKGAGRLGLVKLFLIYLTMMVAGAMAWQQSGGWAGYRQVFAPEPWFNLFGYGVQAGVSDLVSMLVGVISTQTYLQAVFSARNETAARSGALLSAVLIPPLGLLGITVGLFMRQHFPGMESALALPEFILQQFPSWLAGLAFATLLIAAVATSSGLALGAATTLRVDLIGQRHWGGLSDVAQRRMVILMLVCGAFVLLLANMGSAIMQWSFLSMGLRGATLFFPVVFAIAFRQHHFHQAGHWSIIVAPSCVVIMGLLKSQMVSPLFGGLLCSLLIFVGAAIKKRPAGQNGGGGD; this comes from the coding sequence GTGTCACATCAACCGACATTTTTGATCGCGTTTTGCGTTACCCTGTGGGCGATGGTGCTGCTTGCCTTCAAAGGGCAGAGGGCCATGCGAGATGGCCTGCAGTTTTCCCTCGGCGGACGTCAGTCCGGTGCCTGGCATGTCTCCGGGGCGATCACCGGCACGCTGGTTGGCGGTGCCTCCACAATCGGCACGGCACAATTGGCCTTTCTTTACGGGCTTTCTGCCTGGTGGTTTACCCTTGGTGCCGGGTTGGCTTGTCTTATCCTGGGGGTGTTTCTCGCCGTTCCCTTGCGTCGCGCCCAACTTGAGACCATTCCGCAGCTTATTGAACAGCATTACGGAGCCAAGGCCCGGATTGCCGCCAGTCTGTTTTCGGCCACCGGCATGTTTATCCAGATCGTCGCGCAACTGCTCGCTTGTGGCGCGATTCTAGCGGCCCTGTTCAATCTGTCCCTCGCCTGGAGCGCTCTTTTGGCCTCGGCCCTTGTCGTTGTTTTTGCCTTTGGTGGGATGAAAGGGGCCGGACGGCTGGGACTGGTTAAATTGTTTCTGATTTATCTGACCATGATGGTTGCCGGAGCCATGGCCTGGCAGCAGAGTGGCGGTTGGGCCGGTTATCGCCAGGTGTTTGCTCCTGAGCCATGGTTTAACCTGTTCGGTTACGGTGTGCAGGCCGGGGTGTCGGATCTTGTATCGATGCTGGTTGGCGTCATCTCCACCCAGACCTATTTACAGGCGGTGTTTTCCGCCCGCAATGAAACGGCCGCGCGATCCGGGGCGCTGCTCAGTGCCGTGCTGATCCCGCCTCTCGGTCTGTTGGGCATTACGGTGGGGCTGTTTATGCGTCAACACTTCCCCGGTATGGAGAGCGCCCTGGCTTTGCCCGAATTCATCCTTCAGCAGTTTCCGAGTTGGCTTGCCGGGTTGGCTTTTGCCACGTTGCTGATTGCTGCAGTGGCCACCTCGTCGGGTTTGGCTCTCGGTGCGGCGACGACATTGCGTGTTGATCTTATCGGTCAGCGTCATTGGGGCGGTTTATCCGATGTCGCGCAACGGCGCATGGTGATTCTGATGCTGGTCTGCGGCGCGTTTGTTTTGTTATTGGCCAATATGGGGTCAGCCATTATGCAGTGGAGTTTTCTCTCCATGGGCTTACGTGGTGCGACGTTGTTTTTTCCGGTGGTGTTTGCCATTGCCTTTCGACAGCATCACTTCCATCAGGCTGGTCACTGGTCAATCATTGTCGCACCGAGTTGCGTGGTGATCATGGGGCTGCTTAAGAGTCAGATGGTATCACCCTTGTTTGGCGGTTTGCTTTGCTCTCTGCTCATCTTCGTCGGAGCCGCGATAAAAAAGCGCCCTGCTGGTCAAAATGGCGGCGGTGGAGATTGA
- a CDS encoding sodium:proton antiporter, with the protein MIDTTVALFASIFVVSSLCQWLAWRVKLPAIIFLLMTGLLVGPTFKIFNPDQFLGDLLFPMVSLSVAVILFEGSLTLKFREIKGMHLVVRNMCSFGMMVTWIITTVATRLATGICWELCFLFGAISVVTGPTVIAPMLRTVRPTAAVSSILRWEGIVIDPIGASLAVLVYEFIISGGGQDAIGHTLMSFGNIVLVGFLIGAAGGYGFGLLLRHHWLPEYLHNVSALALVFGTFALSNVLQPESGLVTVTVLGMWLANMPDVDMEEILDFKESLSILLISLLFIILAARLDFASFKQLGWSALYIFLAIQFLARPLNIMLSSIGSTLRWPERHLLAWIAPRGIVAAAVSALFALQLEQAGFEDAALLVPLTFLVIIGTVLLQSATARPIALWLGVAEPEPRGFLIIGANPVARAIGKALVENGFRVRLADSSWEKISKARMAALPTYFGNAISEHADRHLDMVGLGRLLALSSRESLNVNAVMHYRIDLGQENLYSLQTRSDKEKSEKMQVTAKNRGKRLFSRDTTYHRLQGMLEQGGEVHTTKLTEAFTYQKFLDQQFEGTIPLFAIDRKDNIRIFTEDQTPQPQPGWKVISMMPPEFCLTSGPNGEGLTATEEV; encoded by the coding sequence ATGATTGATACCACTGTTGCCCTGTTCGCCTCCATCTTTGTCGTCAGCAGCCTGTGCCAATGGCTGGCGTGGCGCGTCAAACTGCCCGCCATCATTTTCCTGCTCATGACCGGCCTGCTGGTCGGGCCGACGTTTAAAATCTTCAATCCGGATCAGTTTCTCGGTGATCTGCTGTTTCCGATGGTGTCGTTGAGTGTTGCCGTGATCCTCTTTGAAGGCAGCCTGACTCTGAAATTCCGCGAGATCAAGGGGATGCACCTGGTGGTGCGCAACATGTGTTCGTTCGGCATGATGGTCACCTGGATCATCACCACCGTGGCAACGCGGCTGGCCACCGGCATCTGCTGGGAGCTGTGTTTTCTGTTTGGCGCCATCTCGGTCGTCACCGGACCAACAGTCATTGCACCCATGCTGCGCACCGTACGCCCCACGGCGGCGGTGTCGAGTATTCTGCGCTGGGAAGGAATTGTCATTGACCCCATCGGCGCATCACTGGCGGTTTTGGTCTACGAATTCATCATCAGCGGCGGCGGTCAGGATGCCATCGGCCATACCCTGATGAGCTTCGGCAATATCGTGCTGGTCGGCTTTCTCATCGGAGCGGCGGGCGGCTACGGCTTCGGCCTGCTCCTGCGCCACCACTGGCTGCCGGAATATCTGCACAACGTCTCAGCCCTGGCCCTGGTGTTCGGCACCTTTGCCCTGTCCAACGTACTGCAACCGGAATCCGGTCTCGTCACCGTCACTGTGCTCGGCATGTGGCTGGCCAATATGCCCGATGTCGATATGGAAGAGATTCTCGACTTCAAGGAGAGCCTCAGCATCCTGCTGATCTCGTTGCTGTTCATTATCCTTGCGGCCCGGTTGGATTTTGCCTCGTTCAAACAACTCGGCTGGTCAGCGCTGTACATCTTTTTGGCGATTCAGTTTCTCGCTCGGCCACTTAACATCATGCTCTCTTCCATTGGCTCGACGTTGCGATGGCCCGAGCGCCACCTGCTCGCCTGGATCGCCCCGCGCGGCATTGTCGCCGCCGCCGTTTCAGCCCTGTTCGCTCTGCAATTGGAACAGGCCGGATTTGAAGATGCTGCCCTGCTGGTGCCACTGACGTTTCTGGTCATTATCGGCACCGTGCTGCTGCAAAGTGCCACAGCCCGCCCCATCGCCCTGTGGCTCGGTGTGGCTGAGCCGGAACCGCGCGGTTTCCTGATCATTGGCGCCAACCCTGTCGCCCGGGCCATTGGTAAAGCCCTGGTTGAAAACGGCTTTCGCGTGCGGCTCGCCGATTCGAGTTGGGAAAAAATCTCCAAAGCGCGCATGGCTGCTTTGCCCACCTATTTTGGAAATGCCATCTCCGAGCACGCCGACCGTCACCTTGACATGGTCGGGCTTGGACGTTTGCTGGCCCTGTCCAGTCGCGAGTCCCTCAACGTCAATGCCGTCATGCACTACCGTATTGATCTCGGCCAGGAAAACCTCTATTCGTTGCAAACCCGTTCGGACAAAGAAAAGTCGGAGAAGATGCAGGTTACGGCAAAAAATCGCGGTAAACGTCTGTTCAGTCGCGACACCACCTACCATCGCCTGCAAGGTATGTTGGAACAAGGCGGCGAAGTGCACACCACCAAGCTGACTGAAGCCTTTACCTACCAGAAGTTTCTCGATCAGCAGTTTGAGGGCACCATCCCGCTCTTTGCCATTGACCGCAAGGACAACATCCGTATTTTCACCGAGGATCAAACGCCGCAGCCACAACCCGGCTGGAAAGTGATCAGCATGATGCCGCCGGAATTCTGTCTGACCAGCGGTCCGAATGGAGAAGGTTTGACCGCAACCGAAGAGGTATGA
- a CDS encoding IS3 family transposase (programmed frameshift), producing MDKVESKRSRRTQRDYTMGFKLQVVDAVEKGDMTYKQAQKIYGIQGRSTVLTWLRKHGKLDWTQPVRLAMPKTPKAKETPAQKIKRLERELEDERLRNLLLNEVVDILDSEHGMSLRKKYIAKARRIQKYKGLSLSRACKLLGISRQAVYQRERRTQQRNTELAPVKEMVMELRRFMPRLGGRKLYSLLKPKFNAHSIKLGRDGFFDYLREHRLLVPPVKRFIKTTQSSHWMKKYPNLLTSQDINRAEQVFVSDITYVETDEGVHYLSLVTDAYSRKIMGYEVSDNLRAESVVKALRQAARQRQTDKSLLHHSDRGLQYCSSIYQEELKRHDITPSMTDGYDCYQNALAERVNGILKQEFLLFKCRDLQELKDLVRESVAIYNRLRPHLSLNMQTPEEVHKKATSMGEVA from the exons ATGGACAAAGTAGAGAGCAAGCGGAGTCGGCGGACTCAACGAGATTACACAATGGGCTTTAAATTGCAGGTTGTTGATGCCGTAGAAAAAGGCGATATGACCTACAAGCAGGCCCAGAAGATCTATGGCATCCAGGGTCGCTCAACCGTGTTAACATGGTTAAGAAAGCACGGAAAGTTAGATTGGACCCAGCCAGTGAGGCTCGCTATGCCCAAAACTCCCAAAGCCAAAGAGACCCCTGCCCAGAAGATAAAGCGACTTGAGCGCGAACTTGAAGATGAACGTCTTCGCAATCTGCTTTTGAATGAAGTTGTTGATATCCTGGATTCTGAGCACGGAATGAGTTTGAGAAAAAAGTATATTGCCAAG GCGAGACGCATTCAAAAATACAAAGGGCTAAGTTTAAGCCGCGCTTGCAAGCTTCTTGGCATCAGTCGGCAGGCCGTTTATCAAAGAGAAAGACGCACCCAGCAGCGCAACACAGAGCTGGCTCCCGTCAAAGAGATGGTGATGGAGTTGCGACGGTTCATGCCGAGGTTGGGCGGTCGCAAGCTGTACTCACTGCTGAAACCGAAATTTAATGCTCATAGCATCAAATTAGGTCGGGATGGATTTTTTGATTATTTACGAGAGCATCGGCTGTTGGTTCCACCGGTCAAGCGATTCATCAAGACCACGCAGAGCAGTCACTGGATGAAAAAATATCCGAATCTTCTCACGAGTCAGGATATCAATCGGGCTGAACAAGTCTTTGTCAGTGACATCACGTACGTTGAAACAGATGAAGGGGTTCATTATCTATCGCTGGTTACTGATGCTTATAGCCGCAAAATCATGGGGTATGAGGTCAGTGACAATCTACGTGCAGAAAGTGTTGTCAAGGCATTACGTCAAGCAGCCAGACAACGCCAGACGGATAAATCGTTGCTGCACCATTCCGATAGAGGATTACAGTATTGCTCATCGATCTATCAGGAAGAGCTGAAGCGTCATGATATAACGCCATCCATGACAGATGGTTACGATTGTTATCAAAATGCTTTGGCTGAGAGGGTAAACGGAATTCTGAAGCAAGAGTTTTTGTTGTTTAAGTGCCGTGATTTGCAGGAACTGAAGGACTTGGTTCGCGAATCGGTTGCTATTTACAATCGCCTACGTCCACACCTTAGCTTGAATATGCAAACACCGGAAGAAGTACATAAGAAAGCCACCTCCATGGGGGAGGTGGCTTAG
- the ilvY gene encoding HTH-type transcriptional activator IlvY, with translation MDIQHLEVFLVAAEQLHFGRASQLCHMSPSALTRTIQRLEEQVGKPLFIRDNRHVFLSEAGELFRSYAREAIQQWRSFKQELRDDNYLSGNLSIYASITAVYSILPGVLERYRQRYPEVQIHLHSGAAEQAMDQVNSGEIDIAVAALPAGKRAQMEFLPLTTTPLVFIAPASVDPLEDPRCNGLLDLSRVNLVVPQYGLSRERLNQWLKTERVAANISSEVSGNEALIALVRIGGGIGVVPKLVLQRSPFSSEVRIIDKAPQLDPYEVGLCCNRSALQLPSVRAFWKMAVEQATGKRVE, from the coding sequence ATGGATATTCAACACTTGGAAGTGTTTTTAGTGGCGGCAGAACAGTTACATTTTGGACGGGCCAGCCAGTTGTGCCATATGAGTCCGTCAGCGTTGACCCGCACGATTCAACGGTTAGAAGAACAGGTGGGAAAGCCGTTGTTTATCCGTGACAACCGCCATGTCTTTCTCTCTGAAGCCGGGGAGTTATTTCGCTCTTATGCCCGTGAAGCGATTCAGCAGTGGCGCTCTTTTAAACAGGAACTGCGCGACGATAATTATCTGTCCGGCAATTTATCCATCTATGCCTCCATTACTGCGGTGTACAGCATTTTGCCGGGAGTGTTAGAGCGTTATCGGCAACGGTACCCCGAAGTGCAGATTCACCTTCATTCCGGCGCGGCTGAACAGGCCATGGATCAGGTCAACAGTGGCGAGATTGATATTGCTGTTGCGGCTTTACCGGCTGGTAAACGTGCTCAGATGGAGTTTCTGCCGCTCACCACGACGCCGTTGGTGTTTATTGCCCCGGCCAGTGTTGATCCGTTGGAAGACCCGCGTTGTAATGGTTTGCTTGATCTTTCGCGGGTGAACCTTGTCGTCCCACAGTATGGCCTTTCCCGTGAGCGGCTCAATCAGTGGCTGAAGACGGAACGTGTGGCTGCCAATATCAGTTCTGAAGTGTCTGGCAATGAAGCGTTGATTGCTCTTGTACGTATTGGTGGCGGTATCGGTGTCGTGCCAAAGCTGGTGTTGCAGCGCAGTCCGTTCAGTTCTGAGGTACGCATTATCGACAAGGCGCCGCAGCTTGATCCCTACGAGGTTGGGTTGTGTTGTAATCGGTCGGCTTTGCAGTTGCCGAGTGTGCGGGCGTTTTGGAAGATGGCGGTGGAGCAGGCGACTGGGAAGCGGGTGGAGTAG
- the ilvC gene encoding ketol-acid reductoisomerase yields the protein MGQNYFNTLSMREKLDELGTCRFMDASEFAGGCEYAKGKKIVIVGCGAQGLNQGLNMRDSGLDVSYTLRKEAIAEKRQSYINATENGFTVGSYEELLPTADIVMNLAPDKQHTDVVNTVIPLMKEGATFSYAHGFNIVEEGTIIRKDLTVIMVAPKCPGSEVRAEYQRGFGVPTLIAVHRENDPNGDGLEIAKALCSAQGGDRAGVLESSFVAEVKSDLMGEQTILCGMLQAGALLCFDKMVENDIDAPYAVKLIQYGWETITEALKHGGITNMMDRLSNPAKLEAYELAEELKEIMRPLFRKHMDDIITGVFSSTMMEDWANDDINLLTWREQTGQTAFEQTEAAGEISEQEYFDKAILMVAMVKAGVELAFESMVEVGIEPESAYYESLHETPLIANTIARKKLYEMNRVISDTAEYGCYLFAHACVPLLKDFMASVTTEVIGKGLDNTDTSVDNSTLVRVNADIRSHYIEEIGEELRAAMQGMKAIV from the coding sequence ATGGGTCAAAACTACTTCAACACCCTGAGCATGCGTGAAAAGCTCGACGAACTCGGCACCTGCCGCTTTATGGACGCTTCTGAATTCGCAGGTGGCTGCGAATACGCCAAAGGCAAGAAGATCGTTATCGTCGGCTGCGGCGCTCAAGGTCTTAACCAGGGTCTCAACATGCGTGACAGCGGTCTCGACGTGTCCTACACCCTGCGTAAGGAAGCTATCGCTGAAAAGCGTCAGTCCTACATCAACGCGACAGAAAACGGCTTCACCGTTGGCAGCTACGAAGAACTGCTGCCCACCGCTGACATCGTTATGAACCTGGCTCCGGACAAGCAACACACCGACGTCGTCAACACTGTTATTCCCCTGATGAAAGAAGGCGCTACCTTCTCCTATGCCCACGGCTTCAATATTGTTGAAGAAGGCACCATCATCCGTAAAGACCTCACCGTTATCATGGTTGCTCCCAAGTGCCCCGGTTCCGAGGTGCGTGCCGAGTATCAGCGTGGTTTCGGCGTGCCGACCCTGATCGCCGTTCACCGTGAAAACGATCCCAACGGCGACGGCCTGGAGATTGCCAAAGCCCTGTGCTCAGCCCAAGGTGGTGACCGTGCCGGCGTTCTGGAATCTTCCTTCGTTGCCGAGGTTAAGTCCGACCTGATGGGCGAGCAAACCATCCTGTGCGGTATGCTGCAAGCCGGTGCCCTGCTGTGCTTCGATAAGATGGTTGAAAACGACATCGACGCCCCTTACGCCGTCAAACTGATCCAATACGGTTGGGAGACCATCACCGAAGCCCTCAAGCACGGTGGCATCACCAACATGATGGACCGTCTGTCCAACCCGGCCAAGCTGGAAGCCTACGAGCTGGCTGAAGAACTCAAAGAGATCATGCGTCCCCTGTTCCGCAAGCACATGGACGACATCATCACCGGCGTATTCTCCAGCACCATGATGGAAGACTGGGCCAACGACGACATCAACCTGCTGACCTGGCGTGAGCAGACCGGCCAAACCGCTTTTGAGCAGACCGAAGCAGCCGGTGAGATCTCTGAGCAGGAATACTTCGACAAAGCCATCCTCATGGTCGCCATGGTTAAAGCCGGTGTTGAGCTGGCCTTCGAGAGCATGGTCGAAGTCGGCATCGAGCCTGAGTCTGCTTACTACGAGTCACTCCACGAGACTCCGCTCATCGCCAACACCATCGCCCGCAAGAAGCTCTACGAGATGAACCGCGTCATCTCCGACACCGCCGAGTACGGTTGCTACCTGTTCGCCCACGCTTGTGTGCCCCTGCTCAAGGATTTCATGGCCAGCGTGACGACTGAAGTGATCGGCAAAGGTCTGGACAACACCGACACCAGCGTGGATAACAGCACCCTGGTACGTGTCAATGCTGACATCCGCAGCCACTACATCGAAGAGATCGGTGAGGAACTGCGTGCCGCTATGCAAGGCATGAAGGCGATTGTTTAA